The Pseudoxanthomonas suwonensis sequence TGGCCAAGCTGCGCAGCACCTACACCGACAAGCTGCCGGAGATGGTCAACCCGGACACCGGCCGGGTCCACACCAGCTACCACCAGGCCGGCGCGGCGACCGGACGGCTGTCCTCGTCCGACCCGAACCTGCAGAACATCCCGATCCGCACCGACGACGGCCGCCGCATCCGCCGCGCCTTCGTCGCCCCGCCGGGACGCAAGCTGGTGGCCTGCGACTACTCGCAGATCGAGCTGCGGATCATGGCCCACCTGTCGCAGGACCCGGGCCTGGTGCGCGCGTTCGAATCCGGCGCCGACATCCACAAGGCCACCGCCGCCGAGGTGTTCGGGCGGCGGCTGGAAGAGGTCACCGGCAACGAGCGGCGCGCGGCCAAGGCGATCAACTTCGGCCTGATGTACGGCATGAGCGCGTTCGGCCTGGCCAAGCAGCTGGGCATCGGCCGCGGCGAGGCCCAGGACTACATCGCCCTGTACTTCAGCCGCTACCCGGGGGTGCGCGACTACATGGAGCGCACCCGCGAGCAGGCGCGCGGGCAGGGCTACGTGGAGACCGTGTTCGGCCGCCGCCTGTACCTGGAGTACATCCGCGCCGGCAACCAGGCCCAGCGCGCCGGCGCCGAGCGCGCGGCGATCAACGCGCCGATGCAGGGCACCGCGGCCGACATCATCAAGCGGGCGATGATCGCGGTGGATGGCTGGCTGGCAGGGCACCGGGACCAGGCGCTGATGATCCTGCAGGTCCACGACGAACTGGTGTTCGAGGCCGAGGAAGGGTTCGTGCCGACCCTGGTCGAGGAGGTGGGCCGGCGGATGGGGTCAGCAGCGCAACTGAGCGTCCCGCTGGTGGTGGAAAGCGGCATTGGCGACAACTGGGACGAGGCACATTGACGGCGATTCAGGCACTTGCCGCACATTCGCGAAGCGATGTCACAGTGCGGTGGCCCGACCCCTGGCGCACGGATGAATCCGTGCTAAATCCAAGCTTTTTTTAACCCGTTCCTTCACGATCCATCAATGTGTCGGATGCTGATATAGGCCCCGACAGGTGCAACGCCTGTCGCGGATCTCTCCCTTCCCCTGGAGCAGATCTACCCGGAACGGGGCTCCTCCCCAAGCACCGTTCCCCAGCCCCGTCGACCTCCCCCTGGTCGGCGGGGCTTTTTATTTGCGCCGCCCCAACCCTCGCACCTTCACATGTGTTGTAGGAGCCGGGTTCAGCCGGCGACCCGACGCCGTCGGAATCACGGGGGCGTCGCCTGTGCCGACGGCGTCGGGTCGCCGGCTGAACCCGGCTCCTACAACAAGCAAGCCGAGGCCGCGCGGTGGGCCGCCTACACCCAGTCGCGCGGCACCAGGTACTCCTGCAGCCGGGCCTCGGCGCTGTCCGGCTCGGGCTGGAAGCCGTATTCCCAGCGCACCCGCGGCGGCAGGCTCATCAGGATCGACTCGGTGCGTCCGCCGCTCTGCAGCCCGAACAGGGTGCCGCGGTCGTAGACCAGGTTGAACTCGACGTAGCGGCCGCGCCGGTACAGCTGGAACTCGCGCTCGCGTTCCCCGTACGGGGTGTCCTTGCGGCGGGCCACGATCGGCAGGTAGGCGTCGAGGAAGCCGTCGCCGACCGCGCGCAGGTAGGCGAAATCGCGCTCGAAGTCGCCGTGCAGGTCGTCGAAGAACAGGCCGCCGACGCCGCGGGTCTCATGGCGGTGGCGCAGGAAGAAGTACTCGTCGCACCAGCGCTTGTGCTCGGCGTAGCGCTCCGGGCCGAACGGCGCGCACAGGTCGGCCGCGGTGCGGTGCCAGTGCGCCACGTCCTCGTCGAACGGGTAGAACGGGGTCAGGTCGAAGCCGCCGCCGAACCACCAGGCCACGGTCTCGCCGTCGCGCTCGGCGCGAAAGTGGCGGACGTTGGCGTGGGTGGTCGGCAGGTACGGGTTGCGCGGGTGGAACACCAGCGACACCCCGGTGGCCCGCCAGGAGGCGCCGGCCAGTTCCGGCCGCGCCGCGCTGGCCGAGGGCGGCAGGCGGGTGCCGGCCACGTCGGAGAAGCCGATCCCGGCCTGCTCGAACACCGCGCCCTCGCGCAGCACCCGGGTGCGGCCGCCGCCGGCATGGGTCGCGCCGCCCTCCGGGCTGCGGCGCCAGGCGTCCTCGGCGAACCGGGCCTGGCCGTCGACGGCCTCGATGGCCGCGCAGATCCGGTCCTGCAGGCCAGTCAGGTAGTCGCGTATGGCGTCGAAGTTCGGGTCCATGCGGCGCATTCTAGCGGGGGCACCTGGGCTGCCCTTGATCGCGATCAAGCCCTGTCAGGCGCCGCGCCGACCGAATTCGGCGCGTACCGGGGCCGTGCACAGCTTCCACACGATCCAGCCGTGCAGGCCGGCGAAGAACAGCGCGCCGAGCAGGCTGGTGGCGAAGGTGGTGTTGCGGTTGAACTGCATCTGCGCGGTGAACTGCCGGCCGTCGGGGGTGTCCAGGTACTCCGCCGGGAACATGCCGACCAGGCCGTCGAAGAACGGCCCGACCAGGGCCAGGCCGGCGAAGTTGGCCAGCGCGCCGGCGACCAGCAGGGCGATGAAGCCCAGCCGCGCCCATTCGCGCCGCTTCAGCAGGCCCCAGGCCACCGCCAGGAACAGCGCCGACAGCAGCAGTACCGCCAGCGACAGCGCGTGCCGGTGCTCCAGCGTCCACAGCAGCCCCGGCGGCACCCCGGGCTCGGCCGCCATCCGGGCCACCGCAGCGTCCGGCAGCAGCAGCGCCAGGACCGTCTGCGCCAGCGCCCAGAGCAGGCCCAGCGCCGCCAGCACCAGCGAGATGCGGGCCAGGACGGTGACGAAGCCGGTGGCGACGGGCAGCGGGGGCGGTGTGTTCATGCGGGGCCTGGCGGGGAACCAGGCCCATTGTGCCGGCACGTGGCCGTCTGTAGGAGCGGGCATGACCGCGACCCGACGCCGTCGGAATAACGAGGGCGTCGCCTGTGCCGACGGCGTCGGGTCGCGGTCATGCCCGCTCCTACAACCGCCGGGCCGGGGCGGGGATCAGTGGACCCCCGCCCCCGGGAACGGCGGCTGCGGCGCGCGCCGCCCCGTCCGCCGCGCTCACTTCAGGGTGTTCTCGAACAACTTGAGGATGCGCTTGTACTGGTCCAGCCACGAGTCGGCGCGGGTATAGGCATGCCGCTCGAGCGGGTAGGCGGCCAGCTCCCAGTCGTCCTTGCGCAGTTCGATCAGGCGCTGGGTCAGCACCACCGAGTCGCGGAAGAACACGTTGTCGTCGATCATGCCGTGGGCGATCAGCAGGTGGTCCTGCAGGCCCTCGGCGTACTCGATCGGCGAGGACTTGCGGTAGGCCTCCGGGTCGAGCTCGGGGGTGTTGAGGATGTTGGACGTGTATTCGTGGTTGTACTGGGTCCAGTCCACCACCGGGCGCAGCGCGGCGCCGGCCTTGAACGTGCCCGGCGAACGGAACAGGGCCATGAAGGTCATGAAGCCGCCGTAGCTGCCGCCGTAGATGCCGGCGCGGTCGCGGTCGCCCTGGTGGTTCGCCACCAGCCAGTCCAGGCCATCGAGGTAGTCCTCCAGTTCCGGGTGGCCCATCTGCCGGTAGATCGCGGTGCGCCAGTCGCGGCCGTAGCCCTTGCTGCCGCGGAAGTCCAGGTCCAGCACCACGTAGCCGCGCTCGACCAGCAGGTGGTGGAACATCTGCTCGCGGAAGTAGTTCGGGTAGCGCGCCGAGACGTTCTGCAGGTAGCCGGCGCCGTGCACGAACATCGCCACCGGATACTTGCGGCCCGGCTCGTAGTCCTTCGGCCCGTAGAACTTGCCCCACACCACGCCGGCGCCGTGCCTGGACGGCACTTGCACGTATTCGGGGCGGATCCACTCGCGTGCCTTGAACGCGGCGCTGCGGGTGTCGGTCAGCACGCGGGCGTCGCCGCCGGCCACCGGCGCCACCGCCAGCTGCGGCGGCAGGTAGCTGTCGGAGTAGCGCACCAGCACCTGGCGGCCGTCGGGCGAGAGGCTGAAGTCCTCCACCCCGTCGAGCGCGGTCAACTCGCGCACCTGGCTGCTGGCCAGGTCCAGCGCGCAGACCTCGTAGTCGCCCGGCCACTGCCGGTTGCACAGGAACAGGAAGCCGCCGCCATCGGCGCTGGGCACCGGCGCGGAGACCTCCCACTGGCCGGAGGTGCGCTGCCGCGGCCGCTCGCTGCCGGCCTGGGTGTACAGGTGCGAGAACCCGGATTCCTCCGACAGCAGCCACAGCGTGCGGTTGTCCGCCAGCCAGCCGAAGTCGTTGAACTCCCAGTTGATCCAGGCCGGATCGGTGAGCCGGTGGCGCGGCTGCAGCGTCGCGGCGCCCAGGTCGACGGCGGCGATCCAGCGGTCCTTGTTGTCGATCGCGCGCAGCATCACCGCGGCCTGGCGGCCATCGCCGCTCCAGCGGATGTTCGGCCCGCCGCGGCCGCTGCCGACCTGAACCGGGCGCAGGCCCTTGAGCGGATCCTTGCCGGCGGCCCGGCGCAGCGCGGCCAGCGGATCGACGCCGATCCCGGGCAGCGGCTCGAACGCGAGCGGGCGCACGCGGCCGTCGGCCGCGTCCACCAGCCACAGCGCGTGCGGCAGCGGGTCGTTGCGGCCGACCCGGGTGCGCACCGTCTCGAACTCCTCGTAGCCGGATTCGGTGACGTAGGTCGGCATCTTGCCTTCGCGGCCGGCGTCGGCGCCCTTCTTGCGGGTCACCACCAGCAGGTGGCGCGCGTCCGGCGACAGGCTGCTGTCGACGATCTCGACGTCGTCGCCAAGGTAGGCCGGGCCGGGCGCGCGGGTCGGATCGGCCTTGCGCCAGGTCTCCTCCTGCGCGCGCTGCGCCTCGCGCTGCTCGCGGTCGCGGCGCAGGGTGTCGAGGGTGCGCAGCTGCTGCTCGCGCAGCGCGTCGGGCTTGGGCGCCGCGGCCGGGTCCTTCTCGGCCTTGAGCGAGGCGACCTGGACGGTGCCGCCGCCGGCGCTCCACTTGAACCAGTCGTGGCCGGCGCGCCACAGCACCCCGCCGTCGGCGGCGAAGCGCGGCTGCGACTCGGCCGCGGCGCTGCGGGTGAGCTGGGTCAGCGCACCGCTGGCCAGGTCGCGCAGGAACACGTCGCCGTTGCGGACGAAGACCATGCGCCGGCGCTGCGCGTCGTAGACCGGATCGGGCGCGTCCAGGCCGCCGCGTTCGGCATCGCCCACCTTCTGCAGCGCGCCGCCGGCCACCGGCTGGCGCCAGGTGTCGCGGATCGGGCCGCCTTCGCGCTTGAGCAGCAGCTGCGCCTCGCGGCTGTCCCAGCTCCACCAGGCACGTTCGACCGGCGGGCCGATCCAGTCCGGGTCGGCCATGGCCTGTTCGATCGCCAGCGGGGTGGCGGAGGTCGTCGGCGCCTCCTGGGCGGCGGCCGGCAGCAGGGACATCGGCAGCAGGAGCAGGGGCAGGGCACGCAGCAGCGGTCGGGTCATCGGACGGGACGGAAGTGGAGGGCGAAGCCGCGCAGGGTAGCAGCCCGGTCCGCGGCGGCCACTGTGGAAGGTCATGCCGGGGCGGGCCGGGCGCACGCTTTGGCGGGCCGGCGCGGCCGTCTTGCCTGGCCGGGCCGGCGCCGCCAAGCTAGCCACGCATGCAGGGCAGGCGCGGGGCTTGCCGGGGGAGTGGATCAGCCCGATGTCGGCCGTCATCCAAGCGCACAGTCCGCCGTCCGGGCGCCTGACCCTGGCGGCCGGCGACCCGGAGCGCGTGCTGGTCTTCGGCGACGGCGGAACGCTGACCCTGGGCGCCTTCCAGGCCCGGGCCCGCGCGCTCGCCGCCACCCTGCCCGAGGCGCGCCACGTCGTGCACCTGGCCGAGGACCGCCAGCGGTTCCTGCTCGGCTTCTGCGCCGCGGCGCTGCGCGGCCAGGTCGCACTGCTGCCGCCGTCCGGCGCGCCGGGCACGGTCGCCGAGATCCTGGAAGCCCACGCCAGCGACGGTGCCTACCGCCTGGACGCCGCCGCGGCTGGCGCATCGCCGGTGGCGGCAAGTACGGAAGCGCCGGCCGGCGCCGGCTTCGAGGTCGACGCCGGCGCCCTGGCCGCGATCGGCTACACCTCCGGCAGCACCGGCAAGCCGCAGGCGCACGCCAAGACCTGGGCCGCCTTCGCCGCCGGTACCACGCAGAACCTGGCGGCGCTGCAGGACCTGTGGGGCGCGGCAGCGCCGTGGATCGTGGCAACGGTGCCGCCGCAGCACATGTACGGGATGGAACTGTCGGTGCTGCTGCCGCTGCTGGGCGGCGCGGCGGTGCATGCCGGCCGGCCGCTGCTGCCGGCCGACGTGGCCCGCGCGCTGGAGCAGGCGCAGGCATCGCGGCTGCTGGTGACCACGCCGGTGCACCTGCGCGCGCTGCTGCAATCGGAGGTGGTGCTGCCGCCGCTGGCCGGGATCGTGTCGGCCACCGCGCCATTGCCGCAGGAACTGGCGGCCGCGGCCGAGGCGCGCTACCGCACCGAGGTGCGCGAGCTGTTCGGCTCGACCGAGACCTGCGTGATCGCGTGCCGGCGCACCGCGCACGACGCGGCGTGGACGCCGCTGCCGGGCGTGCGGCTGGCGCCGCAGCCGGACGGCACCCTGGTGCAGGCACCGCACCTGCCGGCGCCGGTGGCGCTGGCCGACCTGGTCGAACTGCAGGCCGACGGCCGCTTCCGCCTGTGCGGGCGCCAGGCCGACCTGCTGGAGATCGCCGGCAAGCGCGCCTCGCTGGGCGACCTGACCCGGCGCCTGCTCGCCGTGCCCGGCGTGGAGGACGGGGTGGTGCTGCAGCTGGAGCCGGACCGCGCCGGCGGCGTCGGCCGCATCGCCGCGCTGGCGGTGGCGCCGGGGCTGGCGGCCGCCGACATCGTCGAGGCGCTGCGCGGCTCGGTCGACCCGGTGTTCCTGCCGCGCCGGCTGCGGCTGCTGCCGCGGCTGCCGCGCAACGGGACCGGCAAGCTGCGCCGCGACGCGTTGCTGGCGCTGCTGGAGGAGGCGGCGCATGCGCATTCATCCGCCGTCCCGGAAGCGGGCGCCGGCGCGTCCTAGAATCACGCCGCCGCATGCCGCGGCGCCCGCCCGCTCTCCGGTCCCGTGAAAACCCGGCCTTCCCCGTCCATGTTCCCGCGCCGTGCGCTGCCAGCCCTGGCCGCCTTCGTCGTGGCCGCGCTGGTCTCCGCCTGTGGCGGCACGCGGCCGGAAGCGCCGCCGGAGGCGCCGGTGACGCCGCTGCCGCCGGCGCGCGTGGATCCGGTTGTCCCGCCGGTGCGGATCGGCCTGGCCCTGGGCGGCGGCGCGGCCAAGGGTTTCGCCCACATCGGCGTGATCAAGATGCTGGAAGCCAACGGCTTCAAGCCGGACGTGGTCGCCGGCACCAGCGCCGGCAGCGTGGTCGGCGCGCTGTACGCCAGCGGCATGGACCCGTTCCAGCTGCAGGAAAAGGCGGTGGCGCTGGACGAGGCCAGCATCCGCGACGTGCGCCTGTTCGCCGGTGGCCTGGTCCAGGGCCTGAAGCTGCAGGACTACGTCAACGAGCAGGTCGGCAAGCGCCCGATCGAGCGCATGCCCAGGCCGTTCGCGGCGGTGGCCACGCGCCTGGAGACCGGCGAGCGCACCGTGTTCGTGCGCGGCAACGCCGGCCAGGCGGTGCGCGCCTCCAGCAGCGTGCCGGGCGTGTTCGAGCCGGTGACCATCGGCAGCTGGCAGTACGTGGACGGCGGCGTGGTCAGCCCGGTGCCGGTGGACGCGGCGCGCGAGCTGGGCGCCGACTTCGTCATCGCCGTGGACATCTCCAGCAAGGCCCGCGGCAAGCGTCCCGACGGCATGCTCGGCATCGTCAACCAGTCGATCGCGATCATGGGCCAGCGCCTGGGCGAACAGGAACTGGCGCGCGCGGACGTGGTGATCCGGCCCAACGTACTCGACTACGGTTCGGCCGACTTCACCCGCCGCAACCAGGCGATCCTGGAGGGCGAGAAGGCCGCACTGGCCGCGCTGCCGCAGATCCGCGCGCAGCTGGAGCAGCTGCAGGCGCAGCGCCTGGCCGCCGCGCGCGAACAGCAGGCGCGCCTCGCCGCGCAGCGCGAGGCAGCGCTGGTGCCGCCGCCAAAGCCGGCGTGCGAGGACGAGGGCTCGCGCTGGAACCCGCTGCGGCGGAAGGATGCGGCGTGCGGAGCATCGAACTGAGGTAGCGGCTTGTGGATCGATGGAGCGGCTTGCTGCCGAACCATCGTTTCACCGAGCGCTAGCCGTGTCCTGCGCCATTCGCGGGCATCCGGCAGCAATCCGACGCGCCTCCCGCCATTACGCCGTCGTCCCCGCGCAGGCGGGGACCCAGTGCCTTTCGTTCGTGATGGATCCCTGGGGGCCGAAACAGCAAGTCGCTGGGTCCCGGCGTCCGCCGGGACGACGGGAGCGGGCTACTCCCGCGGTGCGGCCGCGGAACTGTCGTCGGCGTACACGGCGTCGCGGAACGCCTTGTGCAGCGGCACCTTGCCGAACGGCACGTACTGGGTGAACAGCACCGCCGCGATCCGGTTGAGCGGGTCGACCCAGAACAGGGTGTTGGCCATGCCGTCCCAG is a genomic window containing:
- the hemF gene encoding oxygen-dependent coproporphyrinogen oxidase; this encodes MDPNFDAIRDYLTGLQDRICAAIEAVDGQARFAEDAWRRSPEGGATHAGGGRTRVLREGAVFEQAGIGFSDVAGTRLPPSASAARPELAGASWRATGVSLVFHPRNPYLPTTHANVRHFRAERDGETVAWWFGGGFDLTPFYPFDEDVAHWHRTAADLCAPFGPERYAEHKRWCDEYFFLRHRHETRGVGGLFFDDLHGDFERDFAYLRAVGDGFLDAYLPIVARRKDTPYGEREREFQLYRRGRYVEFNLVYDRGTLFGLQSGGRTESILMSLPPRVRWEYGFQPEPDSAEARLQEYLVPRDWV
- a CDS encoding patatin-like phospholipase family protein, which translates into the protein MFPRRALPALAAFVVAALVSACGGTRPEAPPEAPVTPLPPARVDPVVPPVRIGLALGGGAAKGFAHIGVIKMLEANGFKPDVVAGTSAGSVVGALYASGMDPFQLQEKAVALDEASIRDVRLFAGGLVQGLKLQDYVNEQVGKRPIERMPRPFAAVATRLETGERTVFVRGNAGQAVRASSSVPGVFEPVTIGSWQYVDGGVVSPVPVDAARELGADFVIAVDISSKARGKRPDGMLGIVNQSIAIMGQRLGEQELARADVVIRPNVLDYGSADFTRRNQAILEGEKAALAALPQIRAQLEQLQAQRLAAAREQQARLAAQREAALVPPPKPACEDEGSRWNPLRRKDAACGASN
- a CDS encoding S9 family peptidase gives rise to the protein MTRPLLRALPLLLLPMSLLPAAAQEAPTTSATPLAIEQAMADPDWIGPPVERAWWSWDSREAQLLLKREGGPIRDTWRQPVAGGALQKVGDAERGGLDAPDPVYDAQRRRMVFVRNGDVFLRDLASGALTQLTRSAAAESQPRFAADGGVLWRAGHDWFKWSAGGGTVQVASLKAEKDPAAAPKPDALREQQLRTLDTLRRDREQREAQRAQEETWRKADPTRAPGPAYLGDDVEIVDSSLSPDARHLLVVTRKKGADAGREGKMPTYVTESGYEEFETVRTRVGRNDPLPHALWLVDAADGRVRPLAFEPLPGIGVDPLAALRRAAGKDPLKGLRPVQVGSGRGGPNIRWSGDGRQAAVMLRAIDNKDRWIAAVDLGAATLQPRHRLTDPAWINWEFNDFGWLADNRTLWLLSEESGFSHLYTQAGSERPRQRTSGQWEVSAPVPSADGGGFLFLCNRQWPGDYEVCALDLASSQVRELTALDGVEDFSLSPDGRQVLVRYSDSYLPPQLAVAPVAGGDARVLTDTRSAAFKAREWIRPEYVQVPSRHGAGVVWGKFYGPKDYEPGRKYPVAMFVHGAGYLQNVSARYPNYFREQMFHHLLVERGYVVLDLDFRGSKGYGRDWRTAIYRQMGHPELEDYLDGLDWLVANHQGDRDRAGIYGGSYGGFMTFMALFRSPGTFKAGAALRPVVDWTQYNHEYTSNILNTPELDPEAYRKSSPIEYAEGLQDHLLIAHGMIDDNVFFRDSVVLTQRLIELRKDDWELAAYPLERHAYTRADSWLDQYKRILKLFENTLK
- a CDS encoding AMP-binding protein, coding for MSAVIQAHSPPSGRLTLAAGDPERVLVFGDGGTLTLGAFQARARALAATLPEARHVVHLAEDRQRFLLGFCAAALRGQVALLPPSGAPGTVAEILEAHASDGAYRLDAAAAGASPVAASTEAPAGAGFEVDAGALAAIGYTSGSTGKPQAHAKTWAAFAAGTTQNLAALQDLWGAAAPWIVATVPPQHMYGMELSVLLPLLGGAAVHAGRPLLPADVARALEQAQASRLLVTTPVHLRALLQSEVVLPPLAGIVSATAPLPQELAAAAEARYRTEVRELFGSTETCVIACRRTAHDAAWTPLPGVRLAPQPDGTLVQAPHLPAPVALADLVELQADGRFRLCGRQADLLEIAGKRASLGDLTRRLLAVPGVEDGVVLQLEPDRAGGVGRIAALAVAPGLAAADIVEALRGSVDPVFLPRRLRLLPRLPRNGTGKLRRDALLALLEEAAHAHSSAVPEAGAGAS